A single genomic interval of Natator depressus isolate rNatDep1 chromosome 16, rNatDep2.hap1, whole genome shotgun sequence harbors:
- the ODF2 gene encoding outer dense fiber protein 2 isoform X1, with protein MGELRAASQKRTRKFGGGSRCCCCLSCPCCCPLPRPPSPRPRGLHGSNSYRRLAANFEEILRRRLRTQLGPAWCPPSIKNERTAISAQRKVSQETDNLMLTPKHKQKMKGDTVNVRRSVRVKTKVPWMPPGKTSIRESAYKWEGPTHRLEITPPDSEKLLSVLRLSDLSTDEEDAIHSKMNKYEKKIDSLMNVVGTLKNEAKTQKREEQQQMAKRLLEEQKDELDEVTQELVETEHENTLLRRNIERIKEEKDLTLMQKRHLQHEKECLMSKLVEAEMDGAAAAKQIHALKDTIGRLKNEKHMTSSDVNTLTRQKELLLQKLSTFEETNRTLRDLLKEQHNREKDAQKLMEQQGLLLKRLSDSDAEKANLKMRLQEKEKEVEDLISQIQTEKDQAKTACELSKSMEAVRGHLQAQLRNKEAENNRLAIQIRNLERSGAQHKAEVEHIMEQLKELRQKGERDKEALKKAIRAQKERAERSEEYAEQLNVQLAEKDSYVTEALSTLESWRSRYNKVVKDKTDLELEIVMLNSRITDLLEQQTSMEDKMREDRDALVDKLHRQATESTSFKMENERLKATMVPVEEKLNQAQMEVQQLKASLRNYEGLIETYKSQVLRTRMEADEVTVKLELCDKENKTLKDEMNKEIELARKQFQRQLAELEKLPEILKITETKLAECQDQLQSYEKKNMDLSAMITDLRQRIEFQGDKMEMTREKYQSAQEENKQLILKLEELERKLESTGAQNIEFLQVIAKREESIHQSQLRLEEKTRECSSLARQLEMAIEDAKRQVEQTRDRAASRERAAQSKMLELETQLSRTKTELNQLRRSKEDSEHRYQSRLQDLKDRLEQSESTNRSMQNYVQFLKSSYANVFGESALLSSPIRSRSPP; from the exons ATGGGGGAGCTGCGGGCAGCGTCCCAGAAGCGGACCCGGAAGTTCGGCGGCGggtcccgctgctgctgctgcttgtcctgcccttgctgctgccccctgccccgtcCCCCCTCGCCCCGGCCCAGGGGTCTCCATGGCAGCAACAGCTACCGCCGCCTCGCCGCCAATTTCGAGGAGATCCTGAGGCGGCGGCTCCGAACCCAGCTCGGCCCCGCATg GTGTCCCCCCTCCATCAAAAACGAGAGAACTGCaatctcagcacagagaaaagtgTCACAAGAAACTGATAATCTTATGCTAACT ccgaaacacaaacagaaaatgaaagggGATACCGTGAATGTGCGCCGAAGCGTTCGGGTGAAAACCAAGGTCCCCTGGATGCCCCCAGGCAAAACATCCATCCGGGAGTCTGCCTACAAGTGGGAG GGACCAACCCATCGCTTGGAAATTACTCCTCCAGATTCAGAAAAACTGCTCTCGGTGCTGCGTCTGAGTGACCTCTCTACAGACGAGGAAGATGCTATTCACAGCAAAATGAACAAATATGAGAAGAAGATAGATAGCCTGATGAATGTAGTGGGGACACTGAAGAATGAG GCCAAGACACAGAAGCGGGAAGAACAACAGCAGATGGCAAAGCGTCTCCTTGAGGAGCAGAAGGATGAGCTAGATGAAGTCACACAGGAGCTGGTGGAGACAGAACATGAGAATACCTTGCTCCGACGTAACATTGAGCGCATAAAGGAGGAGAAAGATCTTACTTT AATGCAGAAGAGGCACTTGCAGCATGAGAAGGAGTGTTTGATGTCCAAGTTAGTTGAGGCGGAGATggatggagctgcagcagccaaaCAGATTCATGCGCTGAAGGATACGATTGGGAGACTCAAAAAT GAGAAACACATGACCAGCTCAGACGTTAATACGCTGACAAGGCAAAAAGAGTTGCTGCTACAGAAATTAAGCACTTTTGAAGAAACCAATAGGACGCTCCGGGATCTACTTAAAGAACAGCACAACCGGGAG AAAGATGCACAGAAATTGATGGAGCAGCAGGGGTTGCTGCTAAAAAGGCTGTCTGACTCGGATGCAGAGAAAGCG AATCTGAAGATGAGGCTAcaggagaaagagaaggaggtggAAGATCTCATCAGTCAAATACAGACAGAAAAG GATCAAGCGAAGACAGCATGCGAACTCTCCAAATCCATGGAAGCTGTGAGGGGTCATTTACAAGCTCAGCTGCGAAATAAAGAAGCTGAAAATAATCGTCTGGCTATTCAGATCCGG aaTCTGGAGCGCAGTGGGGCTCAGCATAAGGCGGAGGTGGAACATATCATGGAACAGCTAAAAGAGCTGAGGCAGAAGGGGGAGCGTGATAAGGAGGCCCTGAAGAAAGCCATACGTGCACAGAAAGAGCGGGCTGAGCGCAGTGAGGAATATGCAGAGCAGCTGAATGTACAGCTAGCAGAAAAG GACAGTTATGTTACTGAGGCATTGTCCACTCTGGAGTCCTGGAGGAGCCGCTACAACAAAGTAGTGAAGGACAAGACTGACCTGGAGCTTGAGATTGTTATGCTGAACAG CCGTATTACAGACTTGTTGGAGCAGCAGACCTCCATGGAGGACAAAATGCGGGAAGACAGAGATGCTCTGGTGGATAAACTGCACCGACAGGCCACAGAGAGCACGTCTTTCAAAATGGAGAATGAAAGGCTGAAG GCTACCATGGtcccagtggaggagaagctgaaCCAAGCTCAGATGGAGGTGCAGCAGCTCAAGGCATCTCTGAGGAACTATGAAGGGCTGATTGAAACCTACAAGTCTCAG GTATTGAGAACCCGAATGGAAGCCGATGAGGTGACTGTGAAACTGGAGCTTTGTGACAAAGAGAATAAGACACTAAAAGATGAAATGAACAAGGAGATTGAGTTG GCTCGGAAGCAGTTCCAGAGACAGCTTGCTGAACTAGAAAAGCTGCCCGAGATCCTGAAGATCACGGAAACAAAGCTGGCAGAATGTCAGGATCAGCTGCAGAGTTATGAAAAAAAGAACATGGACCTTTCTGCCATGATTACAGATCTTCGTCAGCGG ATTGAGTTCCAGGGAGACAAAATGGAAATGACAAGAGAGAAGTATCAATCTGCCCAGGAGGAGAACAAGCAGCTGATCTTGAAGCTAGAGGAGCTGGAGAG GAAACTAGAGTCGACGGGTGCACAGAACATAGAGTTCCTTCAGGTCATAGCTAAAAGGGAGGAGTCTATCCATCAATCCCAGCTGCGATTGGAGGAGAAAACCCGTGAGTGTAGCTCCTTGGCTCGGCAGCTGGAGATGGCCATTGAAGATGCCAAAAGACAG GTGGAACAAACGAGGGACCGAGCAGCATCTAGAGAGAGGGCAGCCCAGTCCAAGATGTTGGAGTTGGAGACCCAGCTGAGCCGGACGAAAACAGAACTAAACCAGCTGCGTCGGAGCAAAGAAGAT TCAGAGCACCGATACCAAAGCCGTCTACAGGATTTAAAGGATCGCCTGGAGCAGTCTGAAAGCACCAACCGCAGCATGCAAAACTATGTCCAGTTCCTCAAGTCCTCTTACGCCAATGTCTTTGGAGAAAGTGCCTTATTGAGCTCACCTATCCGTTCCCGATCTCCTCCATGA
- the ODF2 gene encoding outer dense fiber protein 2 isoform X2: MKNRSSSPPLHVHVDENTPVHVHIKKGQKTTPAKSQPKHKQKMKGDTVNVRRSVRVKTKVPWMPPGKTSIRESAYKWEGPTHRLEITPPDSEKLLSVLRLSDLSTDEEDAIHSKMNKYEKKIDSLMNVVGTLKNEAKTQKREEQQQMAKRLLEEQKDELDEVTQELVETEHENTLLRRNIERIKEEKDLTLMQKRHLQHEKECLMSKLVEAEMDGAAAAKQIHALKDTIGRLKNEKHMTSSDVNTLTRQKELLLQKLSTFEETNRTLRDLLKEQHNREKDAQKLMEQQGLLLKRLSDSDAEKANLKMRLQEKEKEVEDLISQIQTEKDQAKTACELSKSMEAVRGHLQAQLRNKEAENNRLAIQIRNLERSGAQHKAEVEHIMEQLKELRQKGERDKEALKKAIRAQKERAERSEEYAEQLNVQLAEKDSYVTEALSTLESWRSRYNKVVKDKTDLELEIVMLNSRITDLLEQQTSMEDKMREDRDALVDKLHRQATESTSFKMENERLKATMVPVEEKLNQAQMEVQQLKASLRNYEGLIETYKSQVLRTRMEADEVTVKLELCDKENKTLKDEMNKEIELARKQFQRQLAELEKLPEILKITETKLAECQDQLQSYEKKNMDLSAMITDLRQRIEFQGDKMEMTREKYQSAQEENKQLILKLEELERKLESTGAQNIEFLQVIAKREESIHQSQLRLEEKTRECSSLARQLEMAIEDAKRQVEQTRDRAASRERAAQSKMLELETQLSRTKTELNQLRRSKEDSEHRYQSRLQDLKDRLEQSESTNRSMQNYVQFLKSSYANVFGESALLSSPIRSRSPP; the protein is encoded by the exons ATGAAGAACCGTTCCTCATCTCCCCCTTTGCACGTTCATGTGGATGAAAACACCCCTGTCCATGTCCATATAAAAAAGGGTCAGAAAACAACACCTGCAAAAAGCCAG ccgaaacacaaacagaaaatgaaagggGATACCGTGAATGTGCGCCGAAGCGTTCGGGTGAAAACCAAGGTCCCCTGGATGCCCCCAGGCAAAACATCCATCCGGGAGTCTGCCTACAAGTGGGAG GGACCAACCCATCGCTTGGAAATTACTCCTCCAGATTCAGAAAAACTGCTCTCGGTGCTGCGTCTGAGTGACCTCTCTACAGACGAGGAAGATGCTATTCACAGCAAAATGAACAAATATGAGAAGAAGATAGATAGCCTGATGAATGTAGTGGGGACACTGAAGAATGAG GCCAAGACACAGAAGCGGGAAGAACAACAGCAGATGGCAAAGCGTCTCCTTGAGGAGCAGAAGGATGAGCTAGATGAAGTCACACAGGAGCTGGTGGAGACAGAACATGAGAATACCTTGCTCCGACGTAACATTGAGCGCATAAAGGAGGAGAAAGATCTTACTTT AATGCAGAAGAGGCACTTGCAGCATGAGAAGGAGTGTTTGATGTCCAAGTTAGTTGAGGCGGAGATggatggagctgcagcagccaaaCAGATTCATGCGCTGAAGGATACGATTGGGAGACTCAAAAAT GAGAAACACATGACCAGCTCAGACGTTAATACGCTGACAAGGCAAAAAGAGTTGCTGCTACAGAAATTAAGCACTTTTGAAGAAACCAATAGGACGCTCCGGGATCTACTTAAAGAACAGCACAACCGGGAG AAAGATGCACAGAAATTGATGGAGCAGCAGGGGTTGCTGCTAAAAAGGCTGTCTGACTCGGATGCAGAGAAAGCG AATCTGAAGATGAGGCTAcaggagaaagagaaggaggtggAAGATCTCATCAGTCAAATACAGACAGAAAAG GATCAAGCGAAGACAGCATGCGAACTCTCCAAATCCATGGAAGCTGTGAGGGGTCATTTACAAGCTCAGCTGCGAAATAAAGAAGCTGAAAATAATCGTCTGGCTATTCAGATCCGG aaTCTGGAGCGCAGTGGGGCTCAGCATAAGGCGGAGGTGGAACATATCATGGAACAGCTAAAAGAGCTGAGGCAGAAGGGGGAGCGTGATAAGGAGGCCCTGAAGAAAGCCATACGTGCACAGAAAGAGCGGGCTGAGCGCAGTGAGGAATATGCAGAGCAGCTGAATGTACAGCTAGCAGAAAAG GACAGTTATGTTACTGAGGCATTGTCCACTCTGGAGTCCTGGAGGAGCCGCTACAACAAAGTAGTGAAGGACAAGACTGACCTGGAGCTTGAGATTGTTATGCTGAACAG CCGTATTACAGACTTGTTGGAGCAGCAGACCTCCATGGAGGACAAAATGCGGGAAGACAGAGATGCTCTGGTGGATAAACTGCACCGACAGGCCACAGAGAGCACGTCTTTCAAAATGGAGAATGAAAGGCTGAAG GCTACCATGGtcccagtggaggagaagctgaaCCAAGCTCAGATGGAGGTGCAGCAGCTCAAGGCATCTCTGAGGAACTATGAAGGGCTGATTGAAACCTACAAGTCTCAG GTATTGAGAACCCGAATGGAAGCCGATGAGGTGACTGTGAAACTGGAGCTTTGTGACAAAGAGAATAAGACACTAAAAGATGAAATGAACAAGGAGATTGAGTTG GCTCGGAAGCAGTTCCAGAGACAGCTTGCTGAACTAGAAAAGCTGCCCGAGATCCTGAAGATCACGGAAACAAAGCTGGCAGAATGTCAGGATCAGCTGCAGAGTTATGAAAAAAAGAACATGGACCTTTCTGCCATGATTACAGATCTTCGTCAGCGG ATTGAGTTCCAGGGAGACAAAATGGAAATGACAAGAGAGAAGTATCAATCTGCCCAGGAGGAGAACAAGCAGCTGATCTTGAAGCTAGAGGAGCTGGAGAG GAAACTAGAGTCGACGGGTGCACAGAACATAGAGTTCCTTCAGGTCATAGCTAAAAGGGAGGAGTCTATCCATCAATCCCAGCTGCGATTGGAGGAGAAAACCCGTGAGTGTAGCTCCTTGGCTCGGCAGCTGGAGATGGCCATTGAAGATGCCAAAAGACAG GTGGAACAAACGAGGGACCGAGCAGCATCTAGAGAGAGGGCAGCCCAGTCCAAGATGTTGGAGTTGGAGACCCAGCTGAGCCGGACGAAAACAGAACTAAACCAGCTGCGTCGGAGCAAAGAAGAT TCAGAGCACCGATACCAAAGCCGTCTACAGGATTTAAAGGATCGCCTGGAGCAGTCTGAAAGCACCAACCGCAGCATGCAAAACTATGTCCAGTTCCTCAAGTCCTCTTACGCCAATGTCTTTGGAGAAAGTGCCTTATTGAGCTCACCTATCCGTTCCCGATCTCCTCCATGA